Within the Thalassotalea ponticola genome, the region CCGGGTAATAGCGGTAGCCCGGTGTACTTTCCTGAATCAGGCGTGGTGGTTGCAGTGATAAATAAAGTGCTCGTTCAGTCGGGCAAAGAATCCGTTATATCGGCACCGAGTGGCATTACTTATGCGATACCAATCAAACACGTTTTCAGTTTATTGGCATCACAGGGCATTGATATCAATGCCCCTTAACTGACTATTGCGGTGATAACTTATCTGCGGGCTCGCTCTGGTCATCTAACGTTGCCTCTGATGACTGATTGAGGCTTGCCAGTTGTGTCTCTGACAGCAAGTTTGATAAATCAACCAATTCGATATTGTGTTGTTTCAAGGTTGGTATTAAGCGCTTTAACACGCGCATTGTCGTTGGATGCGGATGACCAATTGCAATCGCTTGCCCGTTTCGTTGACTTAGGTTGATCATCTTATAAAACTGTTGCTCGATATAGCTTTCATCGATGCGGTTATCGAGAAATATATGGCGATGTAATGTCGGCACACCGCGGGTCTTAGCGACGGTTTCAGCTTGTGAGTAGCGACTGGTCCGAGAATCTAAAAAAAACAAGTTGTTCGCTTTGAGTACTTCCATCGTCCAAGACATTGGCTCGGACTTCTGGGTCAGTAAACTACCCATGTGGTTATTGACGCCAATGATATGTGGAATATCGGCAATGGATGCCTGTAGGGTGCGAATGACGTTATTTCTATCCATGTTGGTGGTAATCGCACCAGGACCAAGCAGTAAGTTATTAATAGACTCCATTGGCACGTGTAACAGAATTTCACGTTTTTGCTTATTGCCCAGCTCGGCTAGGGTGCGGCCATATGGCGTATGAGGTAATACCGAAAACGTCACTTGCTTAGGTAACTCAAGAGCTGATTTATCGGTAGCGCGATAGCCAAGGTCGTCAATGACGATAGCCAATTTAGGCTGACTGGCTGGTTGCGCAGTCGCAACTGTTGAAACAAAAGCAACAAGTAATGAGAAAAATATACGCACGAGTAATTCTTATTTTTATATTTAGTCTATTTTTCAGCTGACAAAAAACAGCAGTAATACTGATTTTTTAGCAGGTATGTGACTACTTTACCCTATAGTTGGCACACAAATCTAGCCCCTTTTTTTAATTGACTTAAAAGCGTTTAGCGATAAGGCGTTAAAGGGCTATTTGGGTGTACACACAACGACCGAAATTTGGTTTTTTATACTTCGTTTTGTTGAATATGTCGTCGTATTAGTCGGATTTAATGAGGCGTTTAACCGGCGACGCAAATTGACTACAACAAGCCGTTAGCAATGCCATGTAACGACTTGTTCGCAGTTGTTTAGCAGATAACTAGCGGCACCAGTAACTCGGGTTTACGGGCTTGCCTTGATGGCGTATCTCAAAATAAACACCTGATTGATTGAGCCCGCCACTTTGTCCGACCAGGGCTATGGGTTCACCCACTTCTACGCGCTCACCGACGTTTTTCAACAGGGTTTGATTGTGGCCATACAGGCTCATATAACCATCACCGTGGTCGATTACAATCACTAAACCATAACCTTTGAGCCAGTCGGCAAATAACACTGTGCCATTGTATACCGCGTTAACATCTCGCCCGACTGGGGCGCGCATCATCACCCCTTTCCAACGCAAATAACCTTGCTTTTTAGTACCAAAACTATGTGCAATTCGGCCTTTAACAGGCCATTTTAATTTTCGTTTGAGTTTGCTCAAACCATTCAGTTCTGTTTGCTTTTGCAACTGTGCTTGTAGTTTGGCTAAGGTTTTAATTAGCGATCTTTCTTCGTTTTCAAGCTTGTTTAAGCGCTGCTTTGAACCGCGAATTTTGGCATTTAACGAAGCTATCGTTTGCTCACGGCCTGCTTGCTGTGCAACTAATTCTTGTTGTTGCTGCTGTTGTTGTTCAACCAGCTTAGTTAGCTTGTTCGCTTGCTCTTGCTGTTGTTGCTCAACATCAGCGAGCTGTTCGATAGTTTTAGTAAAGGCACCAATACTGTCGATACGCGCATCATTGACATAGGTGTAGTAGGTCAAGGTGCGTTGTACTTGCTCCGGTTTTTGCTGATTGAGCAGCAGTTTTAGGTAGTCGTGATGACCTGATGAGTAAGCGCTGCGAAGTTGCTCTCCCAACAGTTGTTCTTGTTGCGCTTTATTGGCGTTAAGCTGCTTTTGTTGTTGTTTTAAATCACCGATTTTTTGTTGCGTAAGCTGTAGCTGCTGCTTTGTTTTATTCAGTTTTTGCGCCGATTTAGCAATCGCTATATCATCTTTTTTGAGTTGTTCTTGCAAGTCGGCTATCTGTGAATTGCTTTGTTTAAGCTCTTGCTTTTGCGATTCGATTTGTTGTTTTACTACGTTTAAGTCTTTGCGAGTTTCACGTTTTTCTTGCTCGGTTGCAAAAGCCAAGCACGGCAACAAACAGCAAAGCATTAACGCTCTGCTGTATTTGTGACGTCGAATCGTTGGCAGGGCGCTACTCACTTAGCGTCATCAATGGAGTACCTGTCATTTCAGCTGGCTGCTCCATTGCCATAAGGTGAAGAATGGTCGGCGCAATATCACTTAACGCACCCGACGAGGCCACATTGGCGTGTCGGCCCACGTAGATCAGTGGTACTGGCTCTGTGGTGTGTGCGGTGTGAGCTTGACCTGTTTCACTGTTGACCATCATTTCAGCGTTACCGTGATCGGCGGTAATCAAACACTCGCCACCGACGCGCTTTAATGTGTCAACAACTCTGCCGATAGATTTATCTACCGCTTCGCATGCTTTAACCGCTGCGTCAAACTTGCCTGTATGACCGACCATATCACCATTTGGGTAATTGCAAACGATAACGTCGTATTTACCCGACTCAATAGCATCAACGAGTTTGTCGGTTAACAAGTTCGAGTTCATTTCCGGTTGTAGATCATAGGTGGCCACTTGTGGCGATGGCACTAAGATGCGATCTTCACCGATAAAGGTATCTTCGCGACCACCGCTGAAGAAAAACGTAACATGCGCATATTTTTCTGTCTCAGAAATGCGCAATTGTGTCTTGTTGTGCTTTTCTAACCAAGCGCCCAGCACATTAACCAAGTCTTCGGGTGGGAAGGCGATGCTGGTTTTTATATCTGCCGCGTATTCAGTGAGCATGACAAAATCACTGAGTTGTGGAATTTTTTTGCGCTCAAAACCATCAAAGTTTGGTTCGCTAAAACAGCGTGTAAACTGACGTGCGCGATCGGCTCTAAAATTCATAAAGATCATTGCATCGCCATCGCGTACTTCAATGGCATGACCATCGCTGTCAAGGATGCGCGTGGCGCTGACGAACTCATCATTTTCATCGCGTGCATAGGCGGCTTCTAATCCCGCCACGGCGTCTTGAGCTGTGTACTTTGCGTCACCGCTGACAATGAGATTATACGCTTGCTCAACTCGCTCCCAACGCTGGTCTCTGTCCATCGCGTAGTAGCGACCGATCAAGGAAGCGACTTGTCCGTTACCGAGTTCTGCAAATTTTTTCTCGGCTTTTTGCAATGATGCCTCGGCACTGCGCGGCGGCGTATCGCGACCATCGAGAAACGCGTGTAAATAAACCTTTTCGGCGCCGCGTTGTTTGGCCATCTCCAGAAGCGCAAAAATGTGATCTTCATGGCTGTGTACGCCACCTGGCGACAACAAACCAAATACGTGAATGGCGTTGCCTTTGCTTTGAGCACCGTCAATGGCGTTTACTAACGCTTGATTATTGACTAATTCATTATCTTCAATTGCTTTGGTGATACGGGTAAAGTCTTGATAAACAATGCGACCCGCTCCAAGATTGACGTGACCGACTTCTGAGTTGCCCATTTGCCCTTCAGGAAGGCCTACGGCCATGCCAGAGGTGTTGATAAGCATGCTTGGGTATTGTTTAAACAACGAGTCCATCACCGGCGTGTTGGCGTGGAATATTGCATTCGATTGTTCGTTTTCGCGGTAACCCCATCCATCAAGGATTAGCAGCACCATAGGCTTTTTGTTACTCATTAAGAGGCCTCAGATTCAAAGTTTGACGGTTAGCTCAATTGATATACCGATAAATTTTGCCAAATAACTTAGCAAAGAGCTATAGGCATAGCCAATTCTAGGCTATATTTTTCCATTATACTGGATTCTTTAAATGCAGACGGTATACTTGGCCTTCAATTTATTTATTACCAGTGCAACAGAGATACGAACCAAATGGATCAGTTTTTAACATTTATCGCAAACAATCAATTATTGGCCATGTTGTGGTTGGCGATAGCAACGTTACTTGTAGTGTCAATTATCAAAAGTAAGTTGTCAAAAATTAACGAGATAAACCCCCATGAGTTAACCTTATTAGTTAACCGAGAAAATGGTGTAATCGTTGATATTCGCAATGATGGCGAGTTTAAGAAGGGTCATATTATTGGTTCAAAATCACTGGCTCTTGACAAAATTAACGAGAATAATTTTCAGGGCCTTGAAAACAGCAAAGACAAACCCATTATAGTGGTATGTACAGCTGGAATTTCTGCGGTAAAAGCGGCCAATGCGTTGGCCAAGGCCGGTTTTGAAAAAGTCAGTGTACTCAAAGGTGGGTTTAACGCTTGGCAGAGTGCCAACTTACCCATTGCCAAGTAACAAATTAACGTCACGTCTAGGAAAGTAGAAAAATGACACAAGTGGTAATTTATACGCGTCATACTTGTGGTTTTTGCGTTCGAGCAAAAATGCTCTTACAGCAAAAGCAGATTGATTTTACCGAAATAAGCATTGATGACTTTCCTGATAAGCGGACAGAAATGATTGAACGCAGTCACGGGCGCACGACTGTGCCGCAAATATTCATTAACGAGCAACCCATTGGTGGCTGTGATGACTTGTTTGCACTGCATTACAACGGCCGTCTTGATGCACTATTAAATGAATAATTAAATCCGTATTGAGACAATACATTATTTTTATATTTAGGAAGTAAACATGTCAGAAGTAAACCAAAACCCTGAAGCAAACGGTGCCGATCAACAAGCTCAACCGCAATTTGCTATTCAGCGCATCTACACCAAGGATATCTCATTTGAAACTCCAGCAAGCCCAGCTGTTTTCCAAAAAGAGTGGCAGCCTGAAGTGAAACTTGACCTTGATACGCGTTCAAACCAAATTGCGGAAAACACCTATGAAGTGATTTTAGCACTAACGGTTACGGCTAAGCTTGGTGAAGAAGTTGCTTTCCTATGTGAAGTACAACAAGCAGGTATCTTCAGCGTTGCTAACATGCCTGAGCCACAATTAGCACACACATTGGGTTCATTCTGTCCAAACACTTTATTCCCGTATGCACGTGAAGCGGTAGCAAGCTTAGTATCGCGCGGTACGTTCCCACAATTAAACTTAGCACCAGTAAACTTTGACGCGTTATTTGCATCATATGTACAAAAACGCGCAGCCGAAGCTCAAGCTGCTGGTGAGCAACCAAAAGTAGACGCTTAATGGTCGCAACACGAGCGGATATTAGCGTTATAGGCGCAGGGTCATATGGCACTGCGCTAGCGTTCTGCTTGGCCCGCAATGGTCATAAAACCCTATTGTGGGGGCGCGATAAGCAGCATGCAGAGCAAATGCAAGCATCGCGCAGTAATGATAAATACCTACCGGGGTTTACCTTCCCTGAGTCACTGCAAATCGAGTCGGATTTAGAGACTGTTATCGCGGCCTCTGATAACTTGCTGTTAGTGGTTCCCAGTCACGCGTTCACCGATATGCTGCATCAAATTAAGCCGCTGCTTAATACTCAGCATCGCCTTGCATGGGCAACCAAGGGGTTAGACCCTGAGCACGGCCGTTTACTCAGCGAGGTGACTGAAGAGTTATTGGGAGAGCAGATACCATTAGCGGTGTTGTCTGGCCCAACGTTTGCCAAAGAAATGGCAGCGGGCTTGCCAACGGCAATTACAGTAGCTGCAACTAACGCCAATTTTGCTCACGACCTTTCAGAGTTATTGCATTGTGAACGCAGTTTTCGAGTTTACGAAAATCACGATATGCTCGGTGTTCAGCTCGGAGGCGCGGTGAAAAACGTGATCGCTATCGGTGCCGGTATGGCCGATGGAATGGGCTTTGGCGCCAATGCTCGAACAGCCTTAATTACCCGAGGCTTAGCTGAAATGTCGCGCCTTGGTCTCGCCATTGGCGCTCAGCCACAAACGTTTATGGGTATGGCGGGTCTTGGTGACTTAGTGTTAACCTGTACCGATAACCAGTCGCGCAATCGGCGTTTTGGTTTAGCCTTAGGGCAAGATCAGTCGGTAGAAAAAGCTATGGCTGATATTGGTCAGGTGGTAGAAGGTTACC harbors:
- a CDS encoding divergent polysaccharide deacetylase family protein — translated: MRIFFSLLVAFVSTVATAQPASQPKLAIVIDDLGYRATDKSALELPKQVTFSVLPHTPYGRTLAELGNKQKREILLHVPMESINNLLLGPGAITTNMDRNNVIRTLQASIADIPHIIGVNNHMGSLLTQKSEPMSWTMEVLKANNLFFLDSRTSRYSQAETVAKTRGVPTLHRHIFLDNRIDESYIEQQFYKMINLSQRNGQAIAIGHPHPTTMRVLKRLIPTLKQHNIELVDLSNLLSETQLASLNQSSEATLDDQSEPADKLSPQ
- a CDS encoding murein hydrolase activator EnvC, which encodes MSSALPTIRRHKYSRALMLCCLLPCLAFATEQEKRETRKDLNVVKQQIESQKQELKQSNSQIADLQEQLKKDDIAIAKSAQKLNKTKQQLQLTQQKIGDLKQQQKQLNANKAQQEQLLGEQLRSAYSSGHHDYLKLLLNQQKPEQVQRTLTYYTYVNDARIDSIGAFTKTIEQLADVEQQQQEQANKLTKLVEQQQQQQQELVAQQAGREQTIASLNAKIRGSKQRLNKLENEERSLIKTLAKLQAQLQKQTELNGLSKLKRKLKWPVKGRIAHSFGTKKQGYLRWKGVMMRAPVGRDVNAVYNGTVLFADWLKGYGLVIVIDHGDGYMSLYGHNQTLLKNVGERVEVGEPIALVGQSGGLNQSGVYFEIRHQGKPVNPSYWCR
- the gpmM gene encoding 2,3-bisphosphoglycerate-independent phosphoglycerate mutase; this translates as MSNKKPMVLLILDGWGYRENEQSNAIFHANTPVMDSLFKQYPSMLINTSGMAVGLPEGQMGNSEVGHVNLGAGRIVYQDFTRITKAIEDNELVNNQALVNAIDGAQSKGNAIHVFGLLSPGGVHSHEDHIFALLEMAKQRGAEKVYLHAFLDGRDTPPRSAEASLQKAEKKFAELGNGQVASLIGRYYAMDRDQRWERVEQAYNLIVSGDAKYTAQDAVAGLEAAYARDENDEFVSATRILDSDGHAIEVRDGDAMIFMNFRADRARQFTRCFSEPNFDGFERKKIPQLSDFVMLTEYAADIKTSIAFPPEDLVNVLGAWLEKHNKTQLRISETEKYAHVTFFFSGGREDTFIGEDRILVPSPQVATYDLQPEMNSNLLTDKLVDAIESGKYDVIVCNYPNGDMVGHTGKFDAAVKACEAVDKSIGRVVDTLKRVGGECLITADHGNAEMMVNSETGQAHTAHTTEPVPLIYVGRHANVASSGALSDIAPTILHLMAMEQPAEMTGTPLMTLSE
- a CDS encoding rhodanese-like domain-containing protein; translation: MDQFLTFIANNQLLAMLWLAIATLLVVSIIKSKLSKINEINPHELTLLVNRENGVIVDIRNDGEFKKGHIIGSKSLALDKINENNFQGLENSKDKPIIVVCTAGISAVKAANALAKAGFEKVSVLKGGFNAWQSANLPIAK
- the grxC gene encoding glutaredoxin 3, with the translated sequence MTQVVIYTRHTCGFCVRAKMLLQQKQIDFTEISIDDFPDKRTEMIERSHGRTTVPQIFINEQPIGGCDDLFALHYNGRLDALLNE
- the secB gene encoding protein-export chaperone SecB, yielding MSEVNQNPEANGADQQAQPQFAIQRIYTKDISFETPASPAVFQKEWQPEVKLDLDTRSNQIAENTYEVILALTVTAKLGEEVAFLCEVQQAGIFSVANMPEPQLAHTLGSFCPNTLFPYAREAVASLVSRGTFPQLNLAPVNFDALFASYVQKRAAEAQAAGEQPKVDA
- the gpsA gene encoding NAD(P)H-dependent glycerol-3-phosphate dehydrogenase produces the protein MVATRADISVIGAGSYGTALAFCLARNGHKTLLWGRDKQHAEQMQASRSNDKYLPGFTFPESLQIESDLETVIAASDNLLLVVPSHAFTDMLHQIKPLLNTQHRLAWATKGLDPEHGRLLSEVTEELLGEQIPLAVLSGPTFAKEMAAGLPTAITVAATNANFAHDLSELLHCERSFRVYENHDMLGVQLGGAVKNVIAIGAGMADGMGFGANARTALITRGLAEMSRLGLAIGAQPQTFMGMAGLGDLVLTCTDNQSRNRRFGLALGQDQSVEKAMADIGQVVEGYRNTKEVYMLAQRESVEMPIVEQIYQVLYQAKPVKEAALDLLGRDRKSEAN